The genomic segment CGGACCTTGGAGCGGGTTTCAAAATATTTGCCAAGGGAAACAAGGGCAATGATAACGGCGGCAGATTCAAAATACAGATCCATTGCCTTTGTCTGAGGATCAATGCCCTGAAAAATCTCAATCAGATTCCAGGTGCTGTAGATAAAGGCGGCGCCGGTGCCGATGGCGATCAGCGAATCCATATTCGGCCCGCCCCGCAGCAGATTCGGTATACCGATCCTATAAAAATTCCTGCCGCTGTAAAGAACCGGCAGGGCCAGTATAAACTGCGCCAGGGCATAATTTAATGGTGAGCTATCAGGCGCAAGCCATTCAGGCAAAGGCATTCCAAACATATGACCCATGGAGAGAATCAGCAGGGTCATGGCAAATACCATGGCCGGAATCAGCTCCCGCTTCATGATTTTGAGCCTGGCCAGCGTATCTGCCTGCTGCCGTTCAAAAAGACTGCCGCTTTGGGATGTTTCCAGCTGTGCTTCAAACCCGAGGCTATTAATTGTTTCACGGATTGTTGTGGGTGAAACCTTGTCCGTTTCAATTTTTATCCGGGCGGTTTCCGCAGGCAGGCTGACACTTGCGCTCACCACCCCCTCCATTGCCGAAACAACCCGTTCGATGCGGCTCGAACATGAGGCGCAGGTCATACCACGAATGGCAAAAATCAGTTCATTTGCCGTTTCCGGCATGACCAGTTCAAAGCCCAGATCCTTGACGCGGTCGGCTATGGCGGCAATATCAGTTTTTTCCGGATCCCAGGCCAGGGCCATTGATTCGGTAGCCAGATTCACCGCAGCGGCGTCAATTCCCTCCATTTGCGAAAGAACCCTTTCGATGCGCGAAGAACAGGACGCACAGGTCATCCCCTTAATAGAAACCTTGAGTCTCTCATGCCCGTCTGATTTTTTTTTCACTTCTGTTTTGCTCTCCATGATAAATCGCCCTGCAGGTTGATATTATTCGTGGATATAATTATCTTTATAAATAAATGAGTAATATCTTAACTACCACTTGTCCAGCCAAAGCTGGGAAATTGCCATTACCTAAGGAGAAATTACTATGCCGACAATCAAAATTTCAGGAATGAGCTGCGGTCACTGCGTTGCCTCGGTTACAAAGGCGATGAATGCCATAGACGGTGTTGCGGACGTCAGGGTGAATCTGGAAAAAGGTGAAGCAACCTATAATGAAGAAAAGCCAGTGGCCGTTGAGACGATAAAGGAAGCGATCAAGAAGACAGGTTTCAAGGTAAACTGAATTTTGACAGACTCGTATAAAGTCGCTGTAGTAAAAGGTCCACCAGACAAAATCAACAGGTTACATGGCAAGTCGATGAAATCAGTCTTTTCGAAGTCTCATTCCTTTCGCTATCTACGATTTCATCACTTTCATTTTTTGATCTGTTTGTTGATGATTTGTTTGAGTTTGTCAACACTCTCAGGAGTTCGTGCACCAGGCTCATTTATTTCAGCAGAGGCTTGACCATAAAATTCTTTGGTTGTTTCCGTATCAATATCAATTGCCGACCCTTCAAAGGAGACCCCGGCAAATAACCCCCGGCTGCGGGAAAATGAAATAATTTCCGATCGGAGCTCGGAATCCGTTGCTGCTTCAGCCTGCCTGCCCACCGGCCCGGCGGCTGCCCCTGCATTAACGCCAAAAGAAAACTTGCCCTTCAGGACCTTGTCAACACTCTTGCGGGTCTTGAACACCAGCATGATATCAGTTGCCTGATAGCCGATCTGCAGTCCTAAGCCGCCCCCGGAAAAAGTTATAAAAGAGGGATTGCCCCATTCGCCCTGTTCATTTTTCACCAGAAGAACGCCGCTGCCTTTTCTTCCGGCAATGATGAACCCCGCCTTGATAACCGATGGGATTATCGCTATTGCCTGTGCATTGGCCAGCAACCTTGGAGGGACGGATTTTTCAGGGATCAAAAGAAATTCATGAATCACATCCAGCACATCATTCATTTTTGCGGCGCCGTTGTTATCCGAAGCCGAAACATGCGCCGGCGACACCGCGATGATAATCATACTCAACACAATAAGTGTAAAACGTTTCATCTGTTTTTCCTCTCCGCAACGGCTATAAAACCATCTTGACCCCTGCATGTTTTTTGAGCAGACAATAAATAGAATCCCTGACTTCCTGGCTCTGCACGGTGATTTCCAGATTCAGACAATGGTACTTCCCGTTACTGCTGCTGTTTGAATGGAAAACCTGCTCCCCATCGCCCACAGCCTGAATAATCACCTGCCTGAGCTCCTCGATTTCCATACCGATGACTTTATACTGCCAGGCACAGGGGTAAGTCACTGCTTCTTTTTTTTCCATTGTTCAATGCACAAATGTTGTTTTAATCGGTCTAACGGCACCAGTCTGTATTCATCCTGGTTTGAGATGTCAGTGTTGCAATGCCGATTTTTATCAGCACATCACTAACATCCTTGCCGTCAGCAATAACAGTCGCGGTAACCCTGAATCGCAAGTCACGGCCGACGTTTTCAAGGTGAATGACCCGCGCCTTAAGGAGCAAAGAAGCTACAATATCGCGGGCCTTTTTGGCAAGTGTTCTTTCCTGTTCGCAATGAGAGTTAAGATTCGGAACATCTATGCCGCGTATCCGCACCTCAACCTGTTTTCCAATGAGCGGATGCATTCCAGGCAGATTCATTATTATCGTATTGCCGTCAATGGCGGCAACATACTCTGCGTTATATATGGAACCGTAGGTCTTTGATGTGCCTGCATGGGCAGTCATTGCAAGAAGTTGCACTATTAAGACAAGAACAATTACAGACCGCATCGGTTAATAAATACCTCTCAGTTCTTTTTCCTGAGCTGCTGAATCACCGCATCTATAACCTCGGAGGCCTCCGGGCTTTTCAACACTACGGCATCAACCCCGGCCTTTAAAGCTTCTTCCCTGGTGGCAGGTTCTTCATCAGCGGTAAAAAGAATAAATTTCATATCGTTCAACTCCTCGACTGCACGAACTTTTTTGCAGATTTCAATTCCAGTGAGTCCCGGCAACCGGAAATCAACCACGGCAGCCATGGGTTTTTCCTTCATGATAATCTCGAATCCCTGTTGGCCGTTATCAGCGGCAATCGGCAGGAAACCCGCCCGTTTAAACAAACGTGTGTAAAGACTCCGGATTACAGGATTATCATCCACGAAAACAATTGTTGGAGGCTCGGAAGAACGCAGCTCGGCAGGTTCTTTTGCTTGTCCGCCTCCATGCACCAGGAGCTTGTCGGAAACCAGGACAACCATTTCAGGGTCGGGCATGATAGTGTCAATCCCTTTACGACGAAGTCCCAGAATCTTCCTGCCGGTTTCCTCGGAAATTGACTGAATGCTTTTCCCCACAAGATCGGAATCCCCATCAACAGTAATCCATCGAGAGGCTGAAGCCATATGAATAACAGAATCTTCCACGAGTCCTACTTTACTGCCGGTTGTGGCGGCAAGGACATCCGCAGCTATCCTTCTTCCGGCGGAGGCAAAGGGAGAAATGACGCTGTCAGCGCCAGCCTGTAATATTTTCTTCTCGGCAGAAGCATGTTCGGATCTGGCGATAAGATAAAGGGTCGGATTAAGCTCTCGGGCGGTAAGGGTTATGAAAAGATTATCCGGATCTTTTTTTAGCAGCGCCACCAGGCCGCTGGCCTTTTTAATCCCTGCTTCCAGGAGTAATTCTTCCTGGGTTGCGTCCCCTTCCAGAAAATCATAGCCCTTTTCTTTAATCTGCTGGCAATGTTTCGGATCAGCCTCGAGAATGACAAATTCCATGCCTTTTGACTTGAAATAATCTGCAGCGCTTTCCCCGACCCGTCCAAAACCACAAATAATGTAATGATTCTTTAATTGCGAAATCCTTTTCTTCATTTTTTTGGTCTCCGATACATCGCTCCAGACATTTTCAAGCAAAGACTCAACAACAGCATGCCCGGCAAAGGCCAGACTGCTGAAACCGGTAAGAATTAAAAAAATTGTAAACAACCGTCCTGTTTCGCTGAGCGGCCTTACTTCACCGAACCCGACGGTGAAAATGGTAATAATCGACATATAGATTGCTTCCCGAATGGAATAATCCTCAATTACCACATATCCGGCCGCCCCTATACTGACGATCCCAACACAAATGGTTAAAGCAATCTGGGTTTTTTTACTGGTAAACATGGTTTGAAATTTACGCCCTTTTGTTACATGTTGTCATGGTATAAATAGTATGTGATATTAAATTGTTAAGTCAAGATAGATTCTCATAAGACAACTTAGCTGCAAGCCGTTTGAGAATTTCTTCATTCATTTGTTTGCAGGTTGCTGTATCAAATAATAAATCTTCGCTGAATACGGATTGATCCAGCGGTTACTCCTGTGTCAGTCTCACTGACATCCGGGAACAGCACGTTCAAACAGATGCCTTGACAACCGGCAGGTCACTCCAGCGTGTGGTGTAGGCGGGGGACAGTTGCGCACGTTTCATATGCCAGGATTTTGCAAGCCCGGCCGTGGCATACTGAACCGTGCTGCGCCCCCAGCGGGCATTGATCCGGTCCAGCGCTTTCATGAGCAGCGAATCATCCCTGGCGCTTTCGGCAAAAAGATGCTGCTGCCGGCAGGAGCCGGAAACAATCTCGGTGAACATCACCCCGGCCTTCTGAAAACGGCAGTTCTGCCGATAGATTTTTTCAAGACACGCCATGGCATGCCGGATAAGCACCGGGGTACTGGCCGTGGTTTCCGGCAGAATCACCGACTGGCTGGCTGAATAGACGGGCCGGTTCTTATCAAAACTGCTGGTTGCAAGGAAAACATGCAGACAGCCGGTGGCCAGCTGCGCTGCCCGCAACCTT from the Pseudomonadota bacterium genome contains:
- a CDS encoding cation transporter: MPTIKISGMSCGHCVASVTKAMNAIDGVADVRVNLEKGEATYNEEKPVAVETIKEAIKKTGFKVN
- a CDS encoding lipid-binding SYLF domain-containing protein; translation: MKRFTLIVLSMIIIAVSPAHVSASDNNGAAKMNDVLDVIHEFLLIPEKSVPPRLLANAQAIAIIPSVIKAGFIIAGRKGSGVLLVKNEQGEWGNPSFITFSGGGLGLQIGYQATDIMLVFKTRKSVDKVLKGKFSFGVNAGAAAGPVGRQAEAATDSELRSEIISFSRSRGLFAGVSFEGSAIDIDTETTKEFYGQASAEINEPGARTPESVDKLKQIINKQIKK
- a CDS encoding DUF493 domain-containing protein, with the protein product MEKKEAVTYPCAWQYKVIGMEIEELRQVIIQAVGDGEQVFHSNSSSNGKYHCLNLEITVQSQEVRDSIYCLLKKHAGVKMVL
- a CDS encoding thermonuclease family protein; the protein is MRSVIVLVLIVQLLAMTAHAGTSKTYGSIYNAEYVAAIDGNTIIMNLPGMHPLIGKQVEVRIRGIDVPNLNSHCEQERTLAKKARDIVASLLLKARVIHLENVGRDLRFRVTATVIADGKDVSDVLIKIGIATLTSQTRMNTDWCR
- a CDS encoding NAD-binding protein, coding for MFTSKKTQIALTICVGIVSIGAAGYVVIEDYSIREAIYMSIITIFTVGFGEVRPLSETGRLFTIFLILTGFSSLAFAGHAVVESLLENVWSDVSETKKMKKRISQLKNHYIICGFGRVGESAADYFKSKGMEFVILEADPKHCQQIKEKGYDFLEGDATQEELLLEAGIKKASGLVALLKKDPDNLFITLTARELNPTLYLIARSEHASAEKKILQAGADSVISPFASAGRRIAADVLAATTGSKVGLVEDSVIHMASASRWITVDGDSDLVGKSIQSISEETGRKILGLRRKGIDTIMPDPEMVVLVSDKLLVHGGGQAKEPAELRSSEPPTIVFVDDNPVIRSLYTRLFKRAGFLPIAADNGQQGFEIIMKEKPMAAVVDFRLPGLTGIEICKKVRAVEELNDMKFILFTADEEPATREEALKAGVDAVVLKSPEASEVIDAVIQQLRKKN